Genomic window (Jeotgalibacillus haloalkalitolerans):
ATTGAAAAAGGTGAACCTGAAAAAGCACTGATTCACGCAGAGAAAGCAAAAGCGAAAGTAGCTGGTCTGCCGGAAACGCCATACCATCATTTTATTCAGGAAACATGGGAAAAAACGAAAGCAAATTTGGATAACAGATCATAAGAAGATTATGATTAAATATAGCGGGAATACAGGCAGAGGGTGCTGTTGCGAAATATACAGTGCGCCTCTGCTTTAAATTTGTGGGAAAATAGTGAATTTGTCATGTGAATGTCATATAGGGTAGAAATTTAAAAGATGATATTTAAAGGGTTTGGGTGTATAATTACCTATGTAGTTGATAGAAATATACGTGACATATGAAGGGTGTATAGAATGTATCTTACAACAAAAGAATTAGCAGCTTATCTGGATATGTCCGAACAGTTGATTTTACAGTTAATTTATGAAAATAAAATCAGAGCTGTTCACGATGGACAGCAATATCTTATTAATAAAGAACAATTCAACCAGCATTTAAAGCAGGTGGAGAAGGTAAAGGAACTCATAGAAGAGTGGAAAAATGAGCCGATTCCTGAAAGTCCTGATGTGAAAGATGAAGACTGAGAGAAATGGAGGTGCCCAGATGATAACTTTTACCAGAAAGCTGAAGGAAAAGCTTGAATCAGCTGATCTGAATCAGATTTGGCCTGGTTTTCAGTTAACCGCTTATGCGCTTTATAATCATGAATATGTGTATTTATTCAATCATCCAATTTGTGAGGCGAAGGATGAGCCGCTGGTTTTTGAGTGGGATAAGCGGTTTGTTGGCAACACGCTGATTTTGTTTGAGGATGTGCCAACTGCAATCGTTAATGTTGAAAAGCCGGGTTCTTTTGAAGGAAATTATGCAGTATTAGTGCATGAGCTATTTCATGGCTACCAGACGCTGATGGATGAAAAGAGATTTCCGGATGAATTACTGGGTGTACAATATCCGCTTCTCGAAGAAAACATCAGTCTCAGGCTTGAAGAGAGAACGGTTTTACGTGCAGCAGTTGAAGCCTCTGCACATGAGGAGAAATATAATCAGTTAAAGCGTTTTGTTTCTTTAAGAGAAAAGAGAAGAGAACTTCTTGGGGAATCACTGAACTATGAAAACCTGATTGAAACAATTGAAGGTCCTGCATGGTATGCGGAAATGAAGGCGTATGCATCACTTCATCAGCAGTCCGATGCTGAGAACTGTTATAAGGAAAAACTGCTTCATCATGAAGAAGCAGAACTGCATCTGCGAAAAAGCTGCTACAGCTCCGGATTAGCGCTATGTTTATTACTTGATGACCTTTACCCGGCCTGGAAGCAGAAATACTTTTATGAAGAGTGTACACTGTATGACTGTATTAAAGAAAAAGCAGGTATGTGTGAAAATGCCGGAACACAGTGTGATCATAAGTTAATGGGGGAAGCTGCCAGGATCTATCAGCTTGTCCAGGAGTCAAGAATGAAAACCATCCAGTCCTTTTCAGATTTTGACGGCTATCAGCTGACAATCGAAGGACCCATGAGAGCGGTATTTTTTGATCCGATGAATATGGTGAATGTCGATCATCAGCTGCTGCATCAGTATTTTGTGACCATGCAGATACAGGAGCGGGAGTATCTGATTAATCAGCCTGCACTGACTCATTATTCGCAGTCAGTCTTGCAGGCGGATAAACTGCAGCTGAATCTGACAGAGAAACCGTTGATCAATAAAGGGTCTGTAAATATACCTGGGATAGGAGATTTCCGGGGAAGTATAATTGAAGATGGGAAAAAACTCAGGCTTATGTTAGCGAATTAAAATTAGAAAAGCTGCAGGATCAGATCTGATCCTGCAGCTTTCATTTCAGTCTTCAGCAGCATCCTTCTTCACAAAAGCATGTCCGCCTACATATTTATAATCATCCGGATGACCGAATGAATCAGGAACTTCATCCAGATATTCATTTGCATCGTCAACCGGTGCGTAGCCAAGCGGATTATCAGCATCTACTGTGAAAAAGCTCTGCTTGTTATTTGAAATGCCGTAGATCGTTACGACTTCATTGATTTCAGCGGTAATAGACTTACGGACAAGCTGGGTAAGGTCTGCATAGCTGAGCCAGATCATCAGATGCTCTCTTGAATCCGGTTTTTCCACGCATCCGCAGATCCGCAGGTTTACAACCTCCATCCCGAACTTATCATGATAAAGCTTTCCAAGGTCCTCATTATAGACCTTGCTTAAGCCGTAAAATGTGTCGGGACGTGTTTCCGTTGTTGTATCATAAGGTGCATCTTGTGCAGGCAGAAAGCCGACTGCGTGAATACTGCTCGCATAGACGATCCTTTTGACACCGTGCTGCCGGGCTGCTTCGTAAATGTGATACGTGCCCCGGATATTCGCATCCAAAATCTCTTCAAATTCATTCTCAACAGGTAAGCCTCCAAAGTGCAGGACCGTTTCTATATCATGCTCTCTGAAAATACCCTCGATTGCCTCGTAATCATTTAGATCTGCCTCTATAAATGGCAGTTCTTTTGGAAGCTCATCAGAAGTCGAGCGGTTTGTCAGGACCAGTTCAAAATCATCTTTCAGCGCATGGGCCAAAACCGTTCCAAGTCCGCCTGAAGCGCCTGTTAATAACACTTTCCCCATTTTATCTCACTGCCTTTCTGTATCAAGTCATGCTTGTACCTTTCCCTTTTTTAAACAATACAACCCGGATTTTCAAAAAAACTTATTTGTAAGCGTTATCAATTTAAATATTCAGCAAATAAGGGTGACACAGTGATGTGAACCTTGTATACTTGTCATTAAAATCTTTCTAGAAAATACAAGTGTTTTTATGAAAAGGACAAATGTGTTTTGTTAATACAGATCCTGTTACAGAACATTAACCAGAAATTCTGTTAA
Coding sequences:
- a CDS encoding excisionase family DNA-binding protein gives rise to the protein MYLTTKELAAYLDMSEQLILQLIYENKIRAVHDGQQYLINKEQFNQHLKQVEKVKELIEEWKNEPIPESPDVKDED
- a CDS encoding NAD-dependent epimerase/dehydratase family protein, whose product is MGKVLLTGASGGLGTVLAHALKDDFELVLTNRSTSDELPKELPFIEADLNDYEAIEGIFREHDIETVLHFGGLPVENEFEEILDANIRGTYHIYEAARQHGVKRIVYASSIHAVGFLPAQDAPYDTTTETRPDTFYGLSKVYNEDLGKLYHDKFGMEVVNLRICGCVEKPDSREHLMIWLSYADLTQLVRKSITAEINEVVTIYGISNNKQSFFTVDADNPLGYAPVDDANEYLDEVPDSFGHPDDYKYVGGHAFVKKDAAED